One Micromonospora sp. WMMD1120 genomic region harbors:
- a CDS encoding iron-containing redox enzyme family protein, giving the protein MTIIDVRTVRPDRVDRAYLEWLTDQPADVWEEINTDFGLRQDILRHCQTLVRQAYTEHDPDALRQLHDALLVIYDRDFSVPEPDRTDADHQPLLRDIAGTFERAMLADELRQVPEEQITGYPVNGNQYLTWLKRLIAQHPARNHELYETYLSDEASVEDFRFYLAQETSLDPRFDDILALMQVGTAGPEKMEIASNYWDEMGGGRPEDVHTLLFARSLDVVGVDDAYVRDNLLLDARISSNLSSCLALGRRHYYRAVGYFGVTEYLVPQRFKPFIAGWRRLGLPERGLAYHELHVRIDAVHAAGWFHNVVAPLVSANPRAGREIAAGALIRLNSSARYLDALLAEIRKRQSR; this is encoded by the coding sequence ATGACAATCATCGACGTTCGCACGGTTCGCCCCGATCGGGTCGACCGCGCGTATCTGGAGTGGTTGACCGACCAGCCCGCCGACGTCTGGGAGGAGATCAACACCGACTTCGGTCTGCGCCAGGACATCCTGCGCCACTGCCAGACCCTGGTCCGACAGGCGTACACCGAGCACGACCCGGACGCGCTGCGGCAGCTGCACGACGCCCTGCTGGTCATCTACGACCGGGACTTCAGCGTCCCCGAGCCCGACCGCACCGACGCCGACCACCAGCCGCTGCTGCGCGACATCGCCGGCACGTTCGAGCGGGCCATGCTCGCCGACGAGCTGCGTCAGGTGCCCGAGGAGCAGATCACCGGCTACCCGGTCAACGGCAACCAGTACCTGACCTGGCTCAAGCGGCTCATCGCCCAGCACCCGGCGCGCAACCACGAGCTGTACGAGACCTACCTGTCCGACGAGGCGAGCGTCGAGGACTTCCGCTTCTACCTCGCGCAGGAGACCAGCCTCGATCCCCGCTTCGACGACATCCTGGCGCTCATGCAGGTCGGCACGGCCGGTCCGGAGAAGATGGAGATCGCCTCGAACTACTGGGACGAGATGGGCGGTGGACGTCCGGAGGACGTCCACACCCTGCTGTTCGCGCGGAGCCTCGACGTCGTCGGCGTCGACGACGCGTACGTCCGCGACAACCTCCTGCTGGACGCGCGGATCTCCTCGAACCTGTCCTCCTGCCTGGCGCTGGGTCGCCGCCACTACTACCGCGCGGTCGGCTACTTCGGGGTCACCGAATATCTGGTGCCGCAGCGGTTCAAGCCGTTCATCGCCGGCTGGCGGCGGCTCGGCCTGCCCGAGCGCGGCCTCGCCTACCACGAGTTGCACGTCCGGATCGACGCCGTGCACGCCGCCGGCTGGTTCCACAACGTCGTCGCCCCGCTGGTCTCGGCGAACCCCCGGGCCGGACGTGAGATCGCGGCCGGCGCGCTGATCCGCCTCAACTCCTCGGCCCGCTACCTGGACGCGTTGCTGGCCGAGATCCGCAAACGCCAGAGTCGCTGA
- a CDS encoding lysine 2,3-aminomutase has protein sequence MTGPTHRLGTVSGAALSRLVLHRTGDRRLAEDVHVVAQVLPFKVNSYVVDELIDWSRGPDDPIFRLVFPHRDMLPSDDFDNVRQALDKGSREEVATIVATIRERLNPHPSDQLTKNIPQSSDFDSWGLQHKYRETLLVFPRHGQTCHSYCAYCFRWAQFVQQPELRQETSGASAMTRYLLAHPEITDVLLTGGDPLVMHTALLERYLQPFLDGELPHVTTIRIGTKALSFWPYRFLDGPQADAMLAMLARLVHDGRHVALMLHVSHPRELETDAAREALRRLHDTGVVLRSQAPLVRHVNDDASVWSRMWSAQVRLGIVPYYLFVERDTGASRYFGLPLERAWQIYRDAVAGVSGLGRTARGPVMSATPGKVVVDGRVELDRGPAFALRFLQARRPDLVGRPFFATFDPHVQWWDELKPYRPSDRVFFAE, from the coding sequence ATGACCGGACCAACGCATCGCCTGGGCACCGTCAGCGGCGCCGCTCTCAGCCGATTGGTGCTGCACAGGACGGGTGACCGACGGCTCGCCGAGGACGTCCACGTGGTGGCCCAGGTGCTGCCCTTCAAGGTCAACTCGTATGTCGTCGACGAGCTGATCGACTGGTCCCGCGGCCCGGATGACCCGATTTTCCGGCTGGTCTTTCCGCATCGCGACATGTTGCCCAGCGACGATTTCGACAACGTTCGCCAGGCGCTCGACAAAGGCAGCCGGGAGGAGGTTGCGACGATCGTGGCAACGATCAGGGAAAGACTGAACCCGCACCCCTCGGACCAGTTGACGAAAAACATCCCGCAGTCCTCCGATTTCGATTCCTGGGGCCTCCAGCACAAATATCGAGAAACGCTTCTGGTCTTTCCCCGACACGGTCAGACCTGCCACTCCTACTGCGCCTACTGTTTCCGTTGGGCCCAGTTCGTGCAGCAGCCGGAGCTGCGTCAGGAGACCTCCGGCGCGAGCGCGATGACGCGGTACCTGCTGGCCCACCCAGAGATCACCGACGTGCTGCTCACCGGCGGCGACCCGCTGGTGATGCACACCGCCCTGCTGGAGCGCTACCTCCAGCCGTTCCTCGACGGCGAGCTACCGCACGTCACGACCATCCGGATCGGCACCAAGGCGCTGTCGTTCTGGCCGTACCGCTTCCTCGACGGCCCGCAGGCCGACGCCATGCTGGCGATGCTGGCCCGGCTCGTGCACGACGGCCGGCACGTCGCGCTGATGTTGCACGTGTCGCACCCCCGCGAACTCGAGACGGACGCGGCACGCGAGGCGCTGCGCCGGCTGCACGACACCGGCGTGGTCCTGCGCTCGCAGGCGCCGCTGGTGCGGCACGTGAACGACGACGCGTCGGTGTGGAGCCGGATGTGGAGCGCCCAGGTACGACTGGGGATCGTGCCCTACTACCTGTTCGTGGAGCGCGACACCGGCGCGAGCAGGTACTTCGGCCTGCCACTGGAACGCGCCTGGCAGATCTACCGCGACGCGGTGGCCGGAGTCTCCGGGTTGGGCCGCACCGCCCGGGGGCCGGTGATGTCGGCGACCCCGGGGAAGGTGGTCGTCGACGGCCGTGTCGAACTCGACCGCGGCCCGGCGTTCGCCCTGCGCTTCCTCCAGGCACGCCGGCCCGACCTGGTGGGTCGGCCGTTCTTCGCCACCTTCGACCCGCACGTGCAGTGGTGGGACGAGCTGAAGCCGTACCGCCCGTCCGACCGCGTGTTCTTCGCCGAGTGA
- a CDS encoding ATP-grasp domain-containing protein produces MNVLVLNRYSLANTPYQAWLGEPGPIVVVTDDTVTAGADLSRYAEVVPIADYEHNPMVELTALRLHQRHRFDSVVAMSEADVLRAARLREAMGIGGQDVRSAEAFRDKLVMKQILAAAGIPVAAFAAAPDATAIYRFLRDHPYPIVVKPRRGHGSMGVEVIRDDDALDRFLATERSLWTDDGAPLLVESYVPHEHYHVDGLVVDGVTRLIWPSAMSSCLAHLDGVAMRSVQLAADDPLRAPLADLTERVLSVLPTPETTIFHAEVFRTPDGELVFNEIASRIGGGKIHAATKLAFGLDLGAAYIGALTGGPAPAPPAEPDQAVGWVLFPPVEGVLLDAPERCPVPGVVDYRLHAKPGTRMGRSSYSTEAIATAVLTGPDQATVQDTIDSTVTWFHDEMKLG; encoded by the coding sequence GTGAACGTCCTGGTTCTCAATCGGTACTCGCTGGCGAACACGCCCTATCAGGCCTGGTTGGGAGAACCAGGCCCGATCGTCGTGGTGACCGACGACACGGTGACCGCCGGCGCGGACCTGAGCCGGTACGCCGAGGTCGTGCCGATCGCCGACTACGAGCACAACCCGATGGTCGAGCTGACCGCGCTGCGGCTGCACCAGCGGCACCGCTTCGACAGCGTCGTCGCGATGTCGGAGGCCGACGTGCTGCGCGCCGCGCGGCTGCGGGAGGCCATGGGCATCGGCGGGCAGGACGTCCGCAGCGCGGAGGCGTTCCGCGACAAGCTGGTGATGAAGCAGATCCTGGCCGCCGCGGGCATCCCGGTCGCGGCCTTCGCGGCGGCCCCCGACGCGACGGCCATCTACCGCTTCCTGCGCGACCACCCGTACCCGATCGTGGTGAAGCCGCGGCGCGGGCACGGGTCGATGGGCGTCGAGGTGATCCGGGACGACGACGCGCTCGACCGCTTCCTGGCGACCGAGCGGTCCCTGTGGACCGACGACGGAGCGCCGCTGCTGGTGGAGAGCTACGTGCCGCACGAGCACTACCACGTCGACGGTCTGGTGGTGGACGGCGTCACGCGCCTGATCTGGCCGTCCGCCATGAGCTCCTGCCTCGCCCACCTCGACGGCGTGGCGATGCGCAGCGTGCAGCTCGCTGCCGACGACCCGCTGCGCGCGCCACTCGCCGACCTCACCGAGCGGGTGCTGAGCGTGCTGCCCACGCCGGAGACGACGATCTTCCACGCCGAGGTCTTCCGCACCCCGGACGGCGAGCTGGTCTTCAACGAGATCGCCAGCCGGATCGGCGGCGGCAAGATCCACGCCGCGACCAAGCTCGCCTTCGGCCTCGACCTCGGTGCCGCGTACATCGGGGCGCTGACCGGCGGACCGGCGCCCGCGCCCCCGGCCGAGCCCGACCAGGCGGTCGGTTGGGTGTTGTTCCCGCCGGTCGAGGGCGTCCTGCTGGACGCGCCGGAGCGCTGTCCGGTGCCCGGCGTCGTCGACTACCGCCTGCACGCGAAGCCCGGCACCCGGATGGGGCGGTCGAGCTACAGCACGGAGGCCATCGCGACGGCCGTGCTGACGGGCCCCGACCAGGCGACGGTGCAGGACACGATCGACAGCACCGTCACCTGGTTCCACGACGAGATGAAGTTGGGGTAG
- the ccrA gene encoding crotonyl-CoA carboxylase/reductase produces MDATFVETVESADSGEIEALPVPEHYRAAVLRREEQTIFDGIPVADRDPAKTIHIEEVPTPEPGPGEALIAVMASSINYNTVWSALFSPVPTFAFLDRYARTGGLAARHSLPYHVIGSDLAGVVLRTGPGVRRWRPGDRVVAHCLSVELEDPEGHDDAMLDPQQRIWGFETNYGGLAELALVKANQLMPKAAHLSWAEAASPGLVNSTAYRQLVSTKGADMRQGDNILVWGAAGGLGSYATQYALAGGATPICVVSNDRKAEICRDMGAEAIIDRSVDDYRFWRDDRTQDPREWRRFGARIRELTGGEDVDIVFEHPGRETFGASVYVARRGGTIVTCASTSGYVHEFDNRYLWMHLKRIVGSHFANYREAWQANRLIVRGRIHPTLSRSYPLAEVGSAVDDVFHNRHHGKVGVLCLAPTEDSGVTDPSTRSRHEHAINRFRRF; encoded by the coding sequence ATGGACGCGACCTTCGTCGAGACGGTGGAGAGCGCCGACAGCGGCGAGATCGAGGCGCTGCCGGTGCCGGAGCACTACCGCGCCGCAGTGCTCCGCCGGGAGGAACAGACCATCTTCGACGGGATTCCGGTGGCCGACCGGGACCCGGCGAAGACCATCCACATCGAAGAGGTGCCGACACCGGAGCCCGGCCCCGGCGAGGCGCTGATCGCCGTGATGGCCAGCTCGATCAACTACAACACGGTGTGGAGTGCGCTGTTCTCGCCGGTGCCCACGTTCGCCTTCCTCGACCGGTACGCCCGCACCGGAGGACTCGCGGCCCGACACAGTCTCCCGTACCACGTGATCGGCTCGGACCTGGCGGGCGTGGTGCTGCGCACCGGTCCCGGCGTACGACGGTGGCGTCCCGGCGACCGGGTGGTGGCCCACTGCCTCTCGGTGGAGCTGGAGGATCCGGAGGGCCACGACGACGCCATGCTCGACCCGCAGCAGCGGATCTGGGGCTTCGAGACCAACTACGGTGGGCTGGCCGAGCTGGCGCTCGTCAAGGCCAACCAGCTGATGCCCAAGGCCGCTCACCTGAGTTGGGCGGAGGCGGCCTCGCCCGGACTGGTCAACTCGACGGCGTACCGGCAGCTCGTGTCGACGAAGGGCGCGGACATGCGCCAGGGCGACAACATCCTGGTCTGGGGCGCGGCCGGCGGGCTCGGCTCGTACGCCACCCAGTACGCGCTGGCCGGCGGCGCCACCCCGATCTGCGTGGTCTCCAACGACCGGAAGGCCGAGATCTGCCGGGACATGGGCGCCGAGGCGATCATCGACCGCAGCGTGGACGACTACCGGTTCTGGCGCGACGACCGCACCCAGGACCCACGGGAGTGGCGACGCTTCGGCGCCCGGATCCGTGAGCTGACCGGTGGCGAGGACGTCGACATCGTCTTCGAGCATCCCGGCCGGGAGACCTTCGGCGCGTCCGTCTACGTGGCCCGCCGGGGCGGCACGATCGTCACCTGCGCCTCGACGAGCGGCTACGTCCACGAGTTCGACAACCGCTACCTCTGGATGCACCTGAAGCGCATCGTCGGCTCGCACTTCGCCAACTACCGGGAGGCGTGGCAGGCCAACCGGCTGATCGTCAGGGGGCGGATCCACCCCACGCTGTCCCGCAGCTACCCGCTGGCCGAGGTGGGCAGCGCGGTGGACGACGTGTTCCACAACCGGCACCACGGCAAGGTCGGGGTCCTCTGCCTGGCGCCGACGGAGGACAGCGGCGTCACCGACCCGTCGACCCGGTCGAGGCACGAGCATGCGATCAACCGATTCCGCCGCTTCTGA